The following coding sequences lie in one Arabidopsis thaliana chromosome 3, partial sequence genomic window:
- a CDS encoding ENTH/VHS family protein (ENTH/VHS family protein; CONTAINS InterPro DOMAIN/s: Epsin, N-terminal (InterPro:IPR001026), Epsin-like, N-terminal (InterPro:IPR013809), ENTH/VHS (InterPro:IPR008942); BEST Arabidopsis thaliana protein match is: ENTH/VHS family protein (TAIR:AT2G43160.1); Has 10809 Blast hits to 8703 proteins in 640 species: Archae - 23; Bacteria - 783; Metazoa - 4592; Fungi - 2600; Plants - 971; Viruses - 59; Other Eukaryotes - 1781 (source: NCBI BLink).): protein MKKAFGQTVRDLKRGVNKKVLKVPGIEQKVLDATSNESWGPHGSLLADIAHASRNYHEYQITMGVLWKRLSDSGKNWRHVYKALTVLEYMVGHGSERVIEEVKEHAYQITTLSGFQYIDSSGKDQGSNVRKKAQSLVALVNDKERITEVREKAAANRDKYHNSMHRPSGGYGDKYDYEGRYGDRDEGRSSYGKEREYGYRDDDRNSRDGDRYSRDSEDRYGRDGNTDDEYRGRSRSVDNYNGSRGRSSDRERPIEDDGQSSSRDSGAPADDHSQDGRGGLERKFSEQNIGAAPPSYEEAVSESRSPVYSERDGGETPQVAPPGAAASPLAENISVDNKAADFVNESSPQQVEAFDEFDPRGSVSAACAPTAGASVPAPIPPTVVSTPAPPASINAEMDLLGSLSDVFSPNPLAIVTSDSTSVETNGQANTGLAPSFSTSQSSTQPFDDPFGDSPFKAITSADTETSQHQSFGVPFQPTPPTSNPNNEHNFGFGEAFSAVTDSEPGVQNMQAPPNLSVFPQEQFDTSQSEIDILAGILPPSGPPVSLSPQPDSTMPTSQFHPNGNSYESYHHQAAPTDLNMQGQTPFGQASQQFNMVSHSQNHHEGMQFNNGGFTQQPGYAGPATSQPPQYTPGVSSHPPSESFPHQPGSATSASSQTPYATTPNVSAGQFDGGSFMTQQPYGVTQQVHVVPSHIPQRTQSGPVAAFGNNNNIVGDMHQPGSTPSSSSQTPYPTTPNAPSGQFDGGNFMTQQPYGVIPQVHGVPSHIPQRTQSGPVAAHGNSNNVVGDMFSPAGLSSLETSASQPSLTPLTGAIEIVPQNQKKFEPKSTIWADTLSRGLVNFNISGPKTNPLADIGVDFEAINRKEKRLEKPTITQQQVTSTINMGKAMGSGTGLGRAGAGAMRPPTNSMVGSSMPTGMNVGGYGGMNQHQPIGMNQNHPMGMNQNLSMGMNQNYPMGMNQNYPMGMGMNMNMGGYGQGYPMQPQQGMGMAPPGAPQGMTGAYNPMMGQGGYNPQQQQPYGGGYR, encoded by the exons GCATTGACAGTCTTGGAGTACATGGTAGGCCATGGATCAGAACGTGTCATAGAAGAGGTTAAAGAACATGCATATCAAATTACG ACATTATCTGGTTTTCAGTATATTGATTCCAGCGGTAAAGATCAAGGTAGCAATGTCAGGAAGAAGGCGCAGAGCCTTGTGGCTTTGGTTAAtgacaaagaaagaataaCGGAGGTCAGAGAGAAGGCTGCTGCTAACAGAGATAA GTATCATAACTCAATGCATAGGCCGTCAGGAGGATATGGGGACAAATATGATTACGAAGGCCGCTATGGAGACAGAGATGAAGGGCGAAGTAGTTAtgggaaagagagagaatatgGTTACAGGGATGATGATAGAAATAGTCGTGATGGCGATCGTTATTCTAGAGACTCTGAAGACCGATATGGAAGAGATGGTAACACGGATGACGAATACCGTGGAAGGAGCAGAAGTGTTGATAATTACAATGGATCAAGAGGTAGGAGCTCGGACAGGGAACGGCCTATTGAGGATGATGGCCAATCCTCATCGCG GGATAGTGGTGCGCCAGCTGATGATCATTCTCAAGATGGGAG AGGGGGGCTAGAGAGAAAGTTCTCTGAACAAAATATTGGTGCTGCTCCACCTAGTTATGAAGAAGCTGTGAGTGAATCACGGAGCCCTGTATACAGTGAAAG GGATGGTGGAGAGACCCCACAAGTTGCTCCTCCAGGAGCTGCTGCTTCTCCTCTTGCTGAAAACATCAGCGTGGACAACAAAGCTGCTGATTTTGTTAATGAATCATCTCCTCAGCAAGTTGAGgcttttgatgaatttgatcCACGAGGTTCAGTTTCAG CAGCATGTGCACCTACAGCTGGTGCTTCGGTTCCTGCACCTATCCCACCAACAGTGGTTTCTACGCCTGCCCCGCCTGCCTCAATTAATGCAGAAATGGATTTGCTTGGCTCTCTTTCAGATGTATTTTCACCAAATCCCTTGGCTATTGTAACATCTGATTCCACTTCTGTTGAAACCAATGGACAAGCAAACACTGGTTTAGCTCCATCGTTTTCTACTTCTCAGTCATCTACTCAG CCTTTTGATGATCCATTTGGTGACTCTCCTTTCAAAGCCATCACTTCTGCTGACACTGAGACAAGCCAACATCAGAGTTTTGGAGTTCCTTTTCAGCCAACACCACCAACTTCAAATCCTAACAATGAACATAACTTTGGTTTTGGGGAAGCATTTTCAGCTGTTACCGATTCTGAACCTGGCGTTCAAAATATGCAAGCTCCACCGAACTTATCCGTCTTTCCTCAAGAGCAGTTTGATACATCGCAGAGCGAAATCGATATTCTTGCCGGCATTCTCCCACCATCTGGACCGCCAGTTTCTCTGTCTCCACAACCAGATTCCACTATGCCAACATCCCAATTTCATCCCAATGGTAACTCCTATGAAAGCTATCATCATCAAGCCGCGCCTACAGATCTAAACATGCAAGGACAAACACCGTTTGGTCAAGCTTCACAACAATTTAACATGGTTTCACATTCACAAAATCATCATGAAGGTATGCAATTCAACAATGGGGGCTTCACGCAACAGCCAGGCTATGCAGGTCCAGCAACCTCTCAACCTCCACAATATACTCCTGGTGTATCTTCACACCCACCAAGTGAGAGTTTTCCTCACCAACCAGGTTCTGCCACCTCAGCAAGCTCGCAAACTCCTTACGCTACTACACCCAATGTATCAGCTGGGCAGTTTGATGGTGGGAGTTTCATGACACAGCAACCTTATGGTGTGACACAACAAGTTCATGTTGTCCCTTCCCATATACCACAGCGAACTCAATCTGGACCTGTTGCAGCGTTTGGGAATAATAACAATATCGTTGGAGATATGCACCAACCTGGTTCTACCCCCTCATCAAGCTCGCAAACTCCTTACCCTACTACGCCCAATGCACCAAGTGGTCAGTTTGATGGTGGAAATTTTATGACACAACAACCTTATGGTGTGATACCGCAAGTTCATGGCGTCCCTTCCCATATACCACAGCGAACTCAATCTGGACCTGTTGCAGCGCACGGGAATAGTAACAATGTTGTTGGGGATATGTTTTCACCAGCTGGACTAAGTTCCTTGGAGACATCAGCATCGCAACCATCTCTCACACCTTTAACAGGAGCAATTGAAATTGTTCCCCAAAATCAGAAGAAGTTTGAGCCAAAATCAACAATTTGGGCTGATACATTAAGTAGAGGGCTAGTTAACTTCAACATTTCTGGAC CGAAAACAAATCCATTGGCGGATATAGGAGTTGACTTCGAGGCAATCAACAGGAAAGAGAAACGGCTAGAGAAACCAACTATCACACAACAACAAGTAACATCAACTATCAACATGGGGAAAGCCATGGGATCTGGTACTGGCTTAGGTCGCGCTGGTGCAGGTGCTATGAGACCTCCAACAAATTCAATGGTAGGCTCAAGCATGCCCACGGGCATGAATGTTGGTGGCTATGGAGGCATGAACCAACACCAACCCATAGGCATGAACCAAAACCATCCCATGGGCATGAACCAAAACCTTTCCATGGGAATGAACCAGAACTATCCCATGGGAATGAACCAAAACTATCCAATGGGAATGGGCATGAACATGAACATGGGCGGGTATGGACAAGGGTATCCGATGCAACCACAACAAGGAATGGGCATGGCTCCTCCTGGTGCACCACAAGGCATGACCGGTGCCTATAATCCAATGATGGGTCAAGGCGGTTACAACCCTCAGCAGCAGCAACCATATGGTGGAGGTTACCGGTAA